A single Chryseobacterium shigense DNA region contains:
- a CDS encoding T9SS type A sorting domain-containing protein, producing the protein MKKIYSGACILCAVFGLSAQEVLWQKDIKSSTQDFLSQVTTTIDGQYLITGSSIQSSKLQAEGSKQNNGYDFHLIKLNQQGDGVWEKYISGQNHDYLSGSVATQDGGFLISGTSYSCKGLDKKEDSKGGSDIWFVRLNEFGEELWQKTLGSASDEEARSVIQTTDLGFFIAGSFMNSVRNLSDYAQDSKYKGYGSKDVLIVKLDKDGKELSQLILGGKGLDEVEKMIPTKDGGALLGIYSRSNTSGSKKTENFGEGDYWIVKLDKTGKVEWEKNYGGKGDDHLRTLALISTGFIIGGESRSDRSGNKTTGIEEGTDLWLISLNEKGEELWQKSYNFGNRDILMGTSILNSADDKSSKGILLGGYTQAEGKIQTDDETFWMLYLNQNGEEQWRKHVKGESRKREERLSDIKLNRDGSIILAGTSAEELGKENWKIVKLGDKQLDQLIEKQDIKIYPNPVSDYAYVEIGSDFKEADILLYDMGGRQFQSLKTKNKVTKINTQNLIQGAYLVTIKTDTNKTASAKLIKK; encoded by the coding sequence ATGAAGAAAATATATTCTGGTGCATGTATTCTATGCGCTGTTTTCGGGCTGTCTGCCCAGGAAGTATTGTGGCAGAAAGATATCAAATCCTCAACGCAGGATTTTCTAAGCCAGGTTACTACAACTATTGATGGGCAATACTTAATTACAGGAAGCAGTATTCAGAGCAGTAAGCTTCAGGCAGAAGGCAGTAAGCAGAACAACGGCTACGATTTCCATTTAATCAAACTCAACCAACAGGGCGATGGGGTTTGGGAAAAATATATTTCAGGACAAAACCATGATTACCTTTCAGGATCTGTAGCTACCCAGGATGGAGGCTTTTTAATTTCCGGAACCAGCTATTCCTGTAAAGGCTTGGATAAAAAAGAAGATTCCAAAGGCGGCTCAGATATTTGGTTCGTAAGACTTAATGAATTCGGGGAAGAACTTTGGCAGAAAACTTTAGGATCAGCATCTGATGAAGAAGCAAGATCGGTAATTCAGACTACAGATTTAGGATTTTTTATTGCCGGATCTTTCATGAACTCCGTTCGTAATCTTTCAGATTATGCTCAGGATTCTAAATACAAAGGTTATGGTTCCAAAGATGTTTTGATTGTAAAACTTGATAAAGACGGAAAAGAATTATCCCAATTAATTTTAGGCGGAAAAGGATTGGATGAGGTAGAAAAAATGATTCCAACTAAAGATGGAGGTGCTTTGTTAGGGATCTATTCGAGAAGTAATACAAGTGGTTCAAAGAAAACTGAAAACTTCGGAGAAGGAGATTACTGGATCGTCAAATTAGACAAAACCGGGAAAGTAGAATGGGAAAAGAATTATGGAGGTAAAGGAGATGACCATCTAAGAACATTGGCTTTGATTTCAACCGGATTTATCATCGGAGGTGAATCGAGATCTGACAGGTCAGGAAACAAAACCACAGGAATTGAAGAAGGAACCGATCTGTGGTTGATTTCCTTAAATGAAAAAGGAGAAGAACTTTGGCAGAAATCCTACAATTTCGGAAATAGGGATATCCTGATGGGAACGAGTATTTTAAATTCAGCAGATGATAAATCTTCTAAAGGAATCCTGTTAGGTGGTTACACCCAAGCCGAAGGAAAGATACAGACCGATGATGAAACCTTCTGGATGCTATATTTGAATCAAAACGGAGAAGAGCAGTGGAGAAAACATGTAAAAGGAGAATCCAGAAAAAGAGAAGAAAGACTTTCAGATATAAAACTGAACAGGGACGGCTCAATCATATTGGCTGGAACCAGTGCTGAAGAGCTCGGAAAAGAGAACTGGAAAATTGTAAAGCTTGGAGACAAACAACTTGACCAGCTGATCGAGAAACAGGACATCAAGATTTATCCGAACCCTGTTTCAGATTATGCTTATGTGGAAATAGGCTCCGATTTCAAGGAAGCAGATATTCTACTTTATGATATGGGAGGAAGACAATTCCAGAGTTTGAAAACTAAGAATAAAGTGACTAAGATTAATACCCAGAATTTAATTCAGGGAGCTTATCTGGTGACGATAAAAACAGATACGAACAAAACAGCAAGTGCCAAATTAATCAAGAAATAA
- a CDS encoding lamin tail domain-containing protein — translation MKKNLLLVAFLPFAVSAQSLFQMEVSTQNNDVEVRADNTADITSSDLELAGKDGATLQETFLRFEGISLPADAAINSVYLVFNGDEPSTSSTTMKITGEIGNSLPYPASAAASTGLNLKSRIYSTSFAEWITSGCVVDQQYQSPDLKNVLNEMFANAGLNNASLAFRIQGNGQGAFTVRSYSAAAGKRPKLVINYSTQTVTVTTVVSSGNNDAEQTLTNGNMDLAGGILELGGKSGLTPQVTGLRFENVQIPAGAEITKAYIEFYSYGTNPNNAELVFRTELGNAPVYTAANSNISGRNYSHRKAKWVTAPWTSGNTIYKSADLKEIIDENRLNGWQSGQALAFKVEGNDGSATAWSVNGWPNYQPKLVIEYKNNGAGPSVGPAPQDETIRKYVSAGENDGIQNLSTGGMDLVRGILELGGKSGATAQTTGVRFENIQLPDNAQVTDAYIEFYAYGNSANARVKISSEMSNAEVYNTTSGNITKRDYSSIFVDWNTGNWTSNSKYRTANLRNLVDQARINGWQSGNSLSFKLESDSGGANVYSRNGSELYQPRLVIEYLNNNGGPEIDIESNPANMSKLYINEVSSEGTQSQDEDWIEIYNDHDYPVYFNKQNSGIYLSDKNGNRTLSELKDIYIPAKGFTTFIADSDPSKGNNHLNFGLGSDGETVYFSRKVGGNVIQQDILTYQGIPYNQTVGKFPDGTGSLVNFITPTYNTSNNEGKQRVDLGFSKTRGVYDSGFDLTISAPAGTTVKYTLDGKTPSAIVGTVYTAPIAINKTSAVKVYAYDGGGNNSGVVAHTYVLRNNYANESTADGYWQWYYKSNITAAEYAQAIGEVPIVSVTTNSEPNTTWAEASVEYIDNNVYSGRKNFFSNSLARKFGQESVGFYNPNLKFKFNSDSGVKKANYTFFDDYPNDAFENPGKIQTLELKQGQDNASRNVYNIGFMRFSEKISMNLQKEIGKYALNTRYINLFINGKYRGLKTMRNDFNANNLEEVFGDDDNNYTKVNLQDGYFTGGVVESGDGSQAVWNNIRNTAAAKKFQDFKKLVDVDDLIKFQLVFMFTDTENEAAAITHNTNPDVMKAKFMINDTDGSFFGGITVSSSDVSMPARGFAGGGGNYKFKWLYSPGSINGPGGLFGNFMGSNTNATTGNLEFKTLVKDAVLKYIGPASGNFAGADGASLSVVNVQNKIQTTMTELDRLYKLDAAYMGYTGNVYEQWKNVDGPRIIAQVPERVSFNLKKWLEYNMAHTLLPNEIPTPATIRKTDTIQIDNPNSGTQVYYTLNDTDPMGNDGVVSQEAYLYNGTFTLPVGTYNIITRAFTTNNWGPKFSKMIKVEDVNPGKFVITGINYKPQTNGDAEFLMLTNAGGSDLDVSGYTVTDAVTYTFPQGTIISPNQTIMLVKDLALVTGFSQHNKFQWTSGSLSNSGEPITFKDKSGSTVDYVFFSGISPWPVEANGQGSYLKLISSDLNNELPASWEAKSISSDAASAKMAKPTGQRMRTDIDTVDNNRGIKIYPVPMKDILFVNLNEESVISIYNMTGQIVKTEKLDTGKNSIDVSGLSQGGYLIKIQGEKESKVFKVTKD, via the coding sequence TTGAAAAAAAATCTATTATTGGTAGCATTCCTGCCTTTTGCGGTGTCTGCCCAAAGCCTATTTCAGATGGAGGTCTCCACACAGAATAATGATGTGGAAGTAAGAGCTGATAATACAGCTGATATCACAAGTTCTGATCTTGAGCTTGCAGGAAAAGATGGTGCAACCCTTCAGGAAACCTTTTTACGCTTTGAAGGCATTTCGCTACCGGCGGATGCAGCTATCAACAGTGTTTATCTTGTTTTTAACGGAGATGAACCAAGTACATCTTCCACAACAATGAAGATCACAGGAGAAATAGGAAACTCACTTCCGTATCCTGCATCTGCCGCCGCTTCTACAGGCTTGAATTTAAAATCCCGGATTTATTCCACATCTTTTGCAGAATGGATCACTTCCGGATGCGTGGTAGATCAGCAGTACCAATCTCCGGATCTGAAAAACGTACTCAATGAAATGTTTGCCAATGCAGGCCTTAACAATGCCAGTCTCGCATTTCGTATTCAAGGAAACGGGCAGGGAGCATTTACAGTACGGTCGTATTCTGCAGCAGCTGGAAAAAGACCCAAGCTGGTGATCAACTATTCTACCCAGACGGTAACAGTTACAACAGTAGTTTCTTCAGGGAATAACGATGCTGAGCAAACCCTTACTAACGGGAATATGGATTTGGCAGGCGGAATTCTGGAACTGGGAGGTAAGTCCGGTCTTACACCGCAAGTAACCGGTTTAAGATTTGAAAATGTTCAGATTCCTGCAGGTGCGGAAATTACAAAAGCTTACATAGAGTTTTATTCCTACGGAACCAATCCGAACAATGCAGAACTGGTTTTCCGCACAGAATTAGGTAATGCCCCGGTTTATACAGCTGCCAACAGCAATATTTCCGGAAGAAATTATTCTCACCGGAAGGCAAAGTGGGTTACTGCTCCCTGGACATCTGGAAATACAATATATAAAAGTGCCGATTTAAAGGAAATCATAGATGAAAACAGATTAAACGGCTGGCAATCCGGTCAGGCCCTTGCTTTCAAAGTTGAGGGGAACGATGGAAGCGCTACGGCCTGGTCTGTAAACGGGTGGCCGAATTATCAGCCTAAACTGGTTATTGAATACAAAAATAACGGTGCCGGACCAAGCGTAGGGCCGGCTCCTCAGGATGAAACCATCAGAAAATATGTTTCTGCCGGAGAGAATGACGGAATACAGAATCTTTCCACAGGCGGAATGGATCTGGTAAGAGGAATTCTGGAGCTTGGAGGGAAATCCGGGGCAACAGCACAGACTACAGGTGTCAGGTTTGAGAATATCCAGCTTCCTGACAATGCCCAGGTTACCGATGCCTACATTGAGTTTTATGCTTATGGAAACAGTGCAAACGCTAGGGTGAAAATATCTTCTGAAATGTCAAATGCAGAAGTATACAATACCACTTCAGGGAATATTACAAAACGTGATTATTCATCAATATTTGTAGACTGGAATACAGGAAACTGGACATCGAATTCCAAGTACAGAACTGCAAACCTCAGAAACCTTGTTGATCAGGCAAGAATTAACGGGTGGCAGTCAGGGAATTCACTGTCGTTTAAGTTAGAATCAGATTCCGGGGGAGCAAATGTATATTCCAGAAACGGTTCAGAGCTTTACCAGCCGAGATTGGTTATTGAATATCTTAACAATAACGGAGGCCCCGAAATTGATATAGAAAGCAATCCTGCCAATATGAGTAAGCTTTATATTAATGAAGTTTCCTCAGAAGGCACCCAAAGCCAGGACGAAGACTGGATTGAAATCTATAATGACCACGATTATCCGGTATATTTCAATAAGCAGAACAGCGGAATCTACCTTTCCGATAAAAATGGAAACCGTACTTTAAGCGAACTGAAAGACATTTATATACCAGCAAAAGGCTTTACAACTTTTATTGCAGACAGTGATCCTTCCAAAGGAAATAACCATCTTAATTTCGGGTTGGGTTCAGATGGGGAGACCGTTTATTTTTCAAGAAAGGTTGGCGGAAATGTGATTCAGCAGGATATTTTAACTTATCAGGGCATTCCTTATAACCAGACTGTAGGGAAATTCCCTGACGGTACAGGAAGTTTAGTCAATTTTATTACACCTACCTACAATACTTCGAATAATGAAGGAAAGCAACGTGTTGATCTTGGTTTCAGTAAAACAAGAGGTGTTTATGATTCAGGATTTGATCTTACAATTTCTGCGCCTGCAGGAACTACGGTAAAATATACTTTGGACGGGAAAACACCATCAGCAATAGTAGGAACAGTTTATACGGCCCCGATTGCAATTAACAAAACTTCGGCAGTAAAAGTATATGCTTATGATGGCGGAGGAAACAATTCGGGAGTGGTTGCCCATACGTATGTTTTAAGAAACAATTATGCCAATGAATCCACTGCAGACGGTTACTGGCAATGGTATTACAAATCCAATATCACTGCTGCAGAATATGCCCAGGCAATCGGGGAAGTTCCTATTGTTTCGGTAACAACCAATTCCGAGCCTAATACAACATGGGCTGAAGCTTCCGTAGAATACATCGACAATAATGTTTACAGCGGAAGAAAAAATTTCTTCAGTAATTCTTTGGCAAGAAAATTCGGACAGGAAAGTGTAGGTTTCTATAATCCTAATCTTAAGTTCAAGTTTAACAGTGATTCTGGTGTAAAAAAGGCCAATTATACCTTCTTTGACGATTATCCGAATGATGCTTTTGAAAATCCGGGTAAAATTCAGACTTTAGAATTGAAACAGGGACAGGATAATGCTTCACGGAATGTTTACAATATCGGATTCATGAGATTCAGTGAAAAAATATCAATGAATCTGCAGAAAGAAATAGGAAAATATGCTTTGAATACCAGGTATATCAATCTGTTCATCAATGGTAAATACCGTGGCTTAAAGACCATGAGGAATGATTTCAATGCGAATAACCTTGAGGAAGTTTTCGGGGACGACGATAATAATTACACTAAAGTAAACCTTCAGGACGGATATTTTACGGGAGGTGTTGTAGAATCAGGAGACGGAAGCCAGGCTGTATGGAATAACATCCGAAATACTGCGGCTGCCAAGAAATTCCAGGACTTCAAAAAACTGGTGGATGTTGATGATTTAATCAAGTTCCAGCTGGTATTTATGTTTACCGATACTGAGAACGAGGCAGCTGCTATTACGCACAATACCAATCCCGATGTGATGAAGGCTAAATTTATGATTAATGATACGGATGGTTCCTTCTTTGGCGGGATTACGGTTTCTTCATCAGATGTGTCAATGCCTGCAAGAGGATTTGCCGGAGGCGGAGGCAATTATAAATTTAAATGGCTTTACTCGCCGGGCAGTATCAATGGACCGGGTGGGCTATTCGGGAATTTCATGGGTTCAAATACCAATGCAACAACCGGAAATCTGGAATTTAAAACCCTGGTAAAAGATGCTGTCCTTAAATATATAGGGCCTGCTTCGGGGAATTTTGCCGGAGCGGATGGTGCTTCCTTATCTGTGGTGAATGTGCAGAATAAGATTCAAACTACAATGACGGAGCTTGACAGATTATATAAGCTTGATGCAGCGTATATGGGCTATACAGGAAATGTTTACGAACAGTGGAAAAATGTAGACGGACCAAGAATTATTGCTCAGGTTCCGGAAAGAGTTTCATTCAACTTAAAGAAATGGCTGGAATATAATATGGCGCACACCCTTCTGCCTAATGAAATTCCAACACCGGCAACGATCAGGAAAACAGATACTATCCAGATCGATAATCCGAATTCAGGAACTCAGGTTTATTACACATTAAACGATACGGACCCGATGGGGAATGACGGAGTGGTTTCTCAGGAAGCATATCTCTATAACGGAACATTTACTTTACCGGTTGGAACCTACAATATTATTACACGTGCCTTTACCACAAATAACTGGGGGCCAAAGTTTTCAAAGATGATCAAGGTTGAAGATGTGAATCCGGGTAAATTTGTTATTACAGGGATTAATTACAAGCCGCAAACCAATGGTGATGCAGAATTCTTAATGCTCACAAATGCAGGAGGATCTGACTTGGACGTTTCCGGGTATACTGTTACAGATGCTGTTACTTATACATTCCCCCAGGGAACAATTATTTCACCGAATCAGACGATCATGCTGGTGAAAGATCTTGCACTGGTTACAGGATTCAGCCAACACAACAAATTCCAATGGACAAGCGGCAGTTTGAGTAATTCCGGTGAACCGATCACCTTTAAGGATAAGTCAGGAAGTACTGTTGATTATGTATTTTTCTCCGGCATTTCACCATGGCCGGTTGAAGCCAACGGACAGGGATCTTACTTGAAACTGATTTCTTCTGATCTGAATAATGAACTTCCGGCAAGCTGGGAAGCTAAATCTATCTCAAGTGATGCTGCTAGTGCTAAAATGGCAAAACCGACAGGGCAAAGGATGAGAACAGATATAGATACTGTGGATAATAACCGCGGGATTAAAATTTACCCTGTTCCAATGAAGGACATTTTATTTGTCAATCTTAATGAAGAATCTGTGATTTCTATTTACAATATGACAGGACAGATTGTAAAGACAGAAAAGCTTGATACCGGAAAAAATTCTATTGACGTATCCGGACTAAGTCAAGGTGGATATCTTATAAAGATTCAAGGTGAGAAAGAATCTAAAGTTTTCAAAGTAACAAAAGACTAA
- the katG gene encoding catalase/peroxidase HPI, whose product MEKDLNDISKCPFHNGTMKKEAVAGGGTKNLDWWPDQLRVDILRQHSSLSDPMDKDFDYAEAFKSLDLEAVKRDLHALMTDSQDWWPADFGHYGPLFIRMAWHSAGTYRVGDGRGGAGAGQQRFAPLNSWPDNVSLDKARRLLWPIKQKYGKKISWADLLILTGNIALESMGFKTFGFAGGREDVWEPDMDVYWGTEKTWLGGDLRYAHGSEGVAEKHGVLPTDDDADGDIHSRNLEKPLAAVQMGLIYVNPEGPDGNPDPLAAAKDIRDTFGRMAMNDEETVALIAGGHTFGKTHGAGPADNVGKEPEAAGIELQGFGWSSTYKSGKGTDAISSGLEVTWTETPTEWSNYFFKNLFENEWELTKSPAGAHQWIAKNGAEIIPDAFDSNKKHRPTMLTTDLSLRFDPVYEKISRHFYENPDAFADAFSRAWFKLTHRDMGPKARYLGPDVPQEELIWQDPVPEVNHELVNDADADSLKEKILNSGLSVSELVSTAWASASTFRGSDKRGGANGARIRLAPQKDWEVNNPAQLQKVLGILEDIQKEFNGAQVNGKRISLADLIVLAGNAGVEKAAKDSGNYIKVPFAPGRTDASQEQTDVESMGYLEPAADGFRNYLKRKFSVSTESLLIDKAQLLTLTAPELAVLIGGMRALDTNFDGSKNGIFTNRPGVLTNDFFVNLLDMGTQWKAISEDNELYMGTDRATGQPKWTASRADLVFGSNSELRAIAEVYASSDAQEKFVNDFVSAWVKVMNSDRFDLK is encoded by the coding sequence ATGGAAAAAGATTTAAATGACATCAGTAAGTGTCCGTTTCACAATGGAACAATGAAAAAAGAAGCCGTAGCAGGCGGAGGAACCAAGAACCTTGATTGGTGGCCGGATCAGCTGCGGGTGGATATTCTTCGTCAGCATTCATCACTTTCAGATCCTATGGATAAGGATTTTGACTATGCTGAAGCATTTAAAAGCCTTGATCTTGAAGCCGTAAAAAGAGACCTTCATGCATTAATGACAGATTCTCAGGACTGGTGGCCGGCTGATTTTGGTCACTATGGTCCCCTGTTTATCCGTATGGCATGGCACAGTGCCGGGACATACCGTGTTGGTGATGGCAGAGGAGGAGCCGGAGCCGGACAGCAGCGTTTTGCCCCTCTAAACAGCTGGCCGGATAATGTAAGTCTGGACAAAGCAAGAAGATTATTATGGCCAATCAAACAGAAATACGGAAAAAAAATCTCATGGGCAGACCTTTTGATCCTTACCGGAAACATTGCTTTAGAATCCATGGGCTTTAAAACATTCGGATTTGCGGGAGGCCGTGAAGATGTTTGGGAACCGGATATGGATGTATATTGGGGAACAGAAAAAACATGGCTGGGCGGTGATTTGCGTTATGCTCACGGTTCAGAAGGAGTAGCAGAAAAACACGGAGTACTTCCAACTGACGATGATGCAGATGGAGATATCCATTCCAGAAACCTTGAAAAACCTCTTGCTGCCGTACAGATGGGGCTTATCTATGTAAATCCCGAAGGTCCGGACGGAAATCCCGATCCCCTTGCAGCTGCTAAAGATATCCGCGATACTTTCGGGCGTATGGCGATGAACGATGAAGAAACAGTTGCTTTAATTGCCGGTGGTCATACTTTCGGAAAAACACATGGCGCCGGTCCGGCAGATAATGTAGGAAAAGAGCCCGAAGCTGCCGGAATTGAACTTCAGGGATTCGGATGGAGCAGTACCTATAAATCAGGAAAAGGAACAGATGCTATTTCCAGTGGACTGGAAGTAACCTGGACCGAAACACCAACTGAGTGGAGCAATTATTTCTTCAAAAATTTATTTGAAAATGAATGGGAACTGACCAAAAGTCCTGCCGGAGCCCATCAATGGATTGCCAAAAACGGAGCTGAAATCATTCCTGATGCATTTGATTCCAATAAAAAACACAGACCTACCATGCTTACAACGGATCTTTCATTAAGATTTGATCCTGTGTATGAAAAAATATCAAGACATTTCTATGAAAATCCGGATGCATTCGCAGATGCTTTCTCCAGGGCATGGTTTAAGCTAACCCACAGAGATATGGGGCCTAAAGCAAGATATCTGGGACCTGATGTACCCCAGGAAGAGCTGATCTGGCAGGATCCTGTTCCGGAAGTGAATCATGAACTGGTAAACGATGCAGATGCTGATTCTCTAAAAGAGAAAATTTTAAATTCGGGATTAAGTGTCTCTGAGTTGGTTTCTACTGCATGGGCTTCTGCTTCTACATTCAGAGGAAGTGACAAACGTGGCGGTGCAAACGGTGCAAGAATCAGGCTCGCTCCTCAAAAAGACTGGGAGGTAAACAATCCTGCCCAGCTTCAGAAAGTCTTGGGAATTTTAGAAGATATTCAAAAAGAATTCAATGGAGCTCAGGTTAATGGTAAAAGAATTTCATTGGCAGATTTAATTGTTCTTGCCGGAAATGCAGGAGTTGAAAAAGCCGCGAAAGATTCAGGGAATTATATTAAAGTTCCGTTTGCGCCGGGAAGAACGGATGCTTCACAGGAACAGACAGATGTTGAGTCTATGGGCTATCTGGAACCTGCAGCGGACGGCTTCCGCAATTACCTGAAAAGAAAGTTCAGCGTATCTACAGAATCTCTTTTAATTGATAAAGCACAGCTTTTAACCCTTACCGCTCCGGAACTTGCCGTACTTATAGGAGGAATGCGCGCATTGGATACGAATTTTGACGGATCAAAGAATGGCATATTCACCAATCGTCCGGGAGTACTTACCAATGATTTCTTTGTAAACCTTCTGGATATGGGAACACAATGGAAGGCTATTTCTGAAGATAATGAATTGTATATGGGAACTGACAGGGCAACCGGGCAGCCAAAATGGACAGCAAGCCGTGCAGATCTTGTATTCGGATCAAATTCTGAGTTGAGAGCAATTGCAGAAGTATATGCAAGCTCTGATGCCCAGGAAAAATTTGTAAATGATTTTGTGTCAGCCTGGGTGAAAGTAATGAATTCCGACAGATTTGATTTGAAATAA
- a CDS encoding heme-binding domain-containing protein yields the protein MKKVLVVLLVAFVIIQFFPIEKTNPPPTPGMDFLRIKNTPEPVAKIISTSCYDCHSNETKYPWYASISPASWFVKNHIDEGRKHLNFSTFAMYDPKRQAHKLEECIEMTEKEEMPLESYYVGHQDAKLTAEQRKELVEYFKKVKEETERKMTF from the coding sequence ATGAAAAAAGTTCTTGTTGTTCTCCTTGTTGCATTTGTTATTATACAGTTTTTTCCCATTGAAAAAACCAATCCTCCTCCTACTCCCGGCATGGATTTTCTAAGGATTAAGAATACACCGGAACCTGTTGCAAAGATCATAAGCACATCGTGTTATGACTGCCATTCCAATGAGACTAAATATCCATGGTATGCAAGTATTTCTCCGGCTTCATGGTTTGTTAAAAATCATATAGATGAAGGCAGAAAACATCTTAATTTTTCTACCTTTGCCATGTATGATCCCAAAAGACAGGCGCATAAACTGGAAGAATGCATAGAAATGACAGAGAAAGAGGAAATGCCTCTGGAATCTTATTATGTGGGGCATCAGGATGCCAAACTTACTGCAGAACAGCGTAAAGAGCTTGTAGAGTATTTCAAAAAAGTAAAAGAAGAGACCGAGAGGAAAATGACATTTTAA
- a CDS encoding thiol-disulfide oxidoreductase DCC family protein: MKENWKDKHIVFFDGECGVCNFWVQWILERDKNDRFMFASLQSGFGQKFLSERGLETKVFNTLYLWKPGKYYFTKSRAVLQIANILGGIYKLSVAGKIFPPVLSDQVYDMVSRNRMKLANQKCFLPDRDQKKKFIEV; this comes from the coding sequence ATGAAGGAGAACTGGAAAGATAAACATATTGTATTTTTTGACGGTGAATGCGGCGTCTGTAATTTCTGGGTGCAGTGGATTCTTGAACGTGATAAAAACGACAGATTCATGTTTGCTTCTTTACAATCCGGCTTCGGGCAAAAATTTTTATCTGAAAGAGGCCTGGAAACCAAAGTATTCAATACCCTTTACCTGTGGAAGCCCGGAAAATACTATTTCACTAAATCACGGGCTGTACTGCAAATTGCCAATATATTAGGCGGAATTTACAAATTATCGGTTGCAGGAAAAATATTCCCTCCGGTTTTAAGTGACCAGGTATATGATATGGTCTCAAGAAACAGAATGAAACTTGCCAATCAGAAGTGTTTTCTTCCGGACAGAGATCAGAAGAAAAAATTTATTGAAGTGTAA
- a CDS encoding alpha-amylase: protein MKKTHFLVSMLALALFSSCQNGDENDNESRGSQEVHSKTVNVTNHDGRPFSTGSGSINGKFVSGPGGGVLMQGFYWDVPDGGNWWNTVKGKLTDWSNAGISAVWLPPASKAQNGAYSMGYDPTDYYDFGNFNQNGSVETRFGSRTELEALITKAHAENMQVYADIVINHNSGGQSQANPFTGTSTWTDFSGVASGKFQRSYNDFYKNSYGNNDEGAFGGFPDLCHANPYVQDWLWGRDDSVGKYYKNVMKFDGWRFDYVKGFGPWVVNNWNSNVGGFSVGELWDSNVNTLEWWANNANSSVFDFAAYYKMDEAFDNGNLNVLNDDMMWKRNPYKAVTFVANHDTDIINNKMPAYAYILTHEGYPTIFYRDYEEWLNKERLNNLIWIHNNKATGTTSILYTDNDEYIARRNGYNGNPGLVVYINNSSSWQERWIETNWSSQQIKDFTGNSSWYPTTQGDKWVKIQAPPNSYSIWSLNQ from the coding sequence ATGAAAAAAACACATTTCTTAGTTTCGATGCTGGCTTTAGCATTGTTTAGTTCCTGCCAGAACGGCGATGAGAATGACAATGAAAGTCGCGGGTCACAGGAAGTTCATTCCAAAACCGTAAACGTTACGAATCATGACGGACGTCCTTTCAGTACCGGAAGCGGATCCATAAACGGAAAATTTGTATCAGGACCCGGAGGCGGAGTTTTAATGCAGGGCTTCTATTGGGATGTTCCGGATGGCGGTAACTGGTGGAATACAGTAAAAGGTAAGCTTACAGACTGGTCAAACGCAGGAATCAGTGCAGTATGGCTTCCACCTGCATCAAAGGCTCAAAATGGAGCTTACTCTATGGGGTACGATCCTACAGACTATTATGATTTCGGAAACTTTAACCAGAACGGAAGTGTAGAAACCCGTTTTGGATCCCGTACAGAACTGGAAGCCCTGATTACAAAAGCCCATGCTGAAAATATGCAGGTTTATGCAGACATTGTTATCAACCACAACAGTGGGGGGCAGTCTCAGGCTAATCCTTTTACAGGAACAAGCACATGGACGGACTTTTCAGGAGTTGCTTCCGGAAAATTCCAGCGAAGTTATAATGATTTTTACAAAAATTCTTACGGAAATAATGACGAAGGAGCTTTCGGAGGTTTTCCGGACCTGTGCCATGCTAATCCCTATGTACAGGATTGGTTGTGGGGAAGAGACGACTCTGTTGGGAAATATTACAAAAATGTTATGAAATTTGACGGCTGGAGATTCGATTATGTTAAAGGCTTCGGACCGTGGGTTGTCAATAACTGGAATTCCAACGTAGGTGGATTTTCTGTAGGTGAACTATGGGATTCCAATGTAAATACCCTGGAATGGTGGGCTAATAACGCCAATAGTTCCGTATTCGATTTTGCTGCATATTATAAGATGGATGAAGCTTTTGACAACGGAAATTTAAATGTTCTGAATGATGATATGATGTGGAAGAGAAATCCTTATAAAGCAGTAACATTTGTTGCCAATCATGATACCGATATCATTAACAATAAAATGCCGGCTTATGCCTATATTCTTACCCATGAAGGTTATCCTACCATTTTTTACCGTGATTATGAAGAATGGTTAAACAAAGAAAGGCTGAACAACCTGATCTGGATTCATAACAATAAAGCCACAGGAACCACTTCCATCCTGTATACAGATAATGATGAATACATTGCAAGACGTAACGGCTATAACGGAAATCCCGGATTGGTTGTCTACATCAACAATTCATCGAGTTGGCAGGAAAGATGGATAGAAACCAACTGGAGCAGCCAGCAGATTAAAGATTTTACAGGAAATTCAAGCTGGTACCCAACAACACAGGGGGATAAATGGGTGAAGATCCAGGCACCGCCAAACAGCTATTCAATATGGTCACTGAACCAATAG